ATCTTTTGTTAGCGCTATATCATATGTTATATTATTTATCGTTGTTGTAATGGGCAATGCTTTTAATTTGTTAATGCCGTAAATTTCAATAGTATCTATTCTATTATCAATAGGTTGGTTTACCCTCGTCCAAGTTTCACCTCCATCCGTTGAATATAAAAGTCCAAGCCCTTCGGGAAATTCATTGTTTTCAATTTTAACGGTTCTAGCAATAGCGACCCAAACAGTTTCACCACTGCAAGCGATCGCTGAAATTTTGCTTGTTCCAAATTCCGGTGTGTTATAATAGTTTTTCCATGTCTTTCCGCCATCCGTTGTTCTGCTTAATCCCTTACTTGTTCCTATCCACACCTTATCATCACAAATTGAAATATTCGTCACAACATTTCCCGCTGGGAGATCGGAAAAGTCGGTTGAATCCAATTTGTAGCTAAGCTTGATTTGTGCAAGTGAAAAGTTTAGAGCAAAAATTATCAATAAAGTATTCCATCTCATAGCACATAGATATAATGTGTTAAGATATTACTGCTTGTGTTTGATTTATCAATTGCTTGAAATTCAAATCTATATTTCCCCTTTTGGGTGTTAGGGGGGAGTTGGATTATAATTGAGTAAATACCATCTCCGGCAATATCGTCACCACTAATTCCACTTAAATTACCATCGTCATACATCTTGAACGGATTCCCTGATGAAGGTGTTCCATCAGGTTTGAATGAGTTGAATTGAACCGTTTTTATATCTTCAATTCCATCTGGATCTGTGGCTTTAATGCTGATTTTTATCAAGGTTGTTTGATCTTGGACAAAAACAGTATCTGGCGCTTTTAAATCAGATATAAACGGCGGACGATTTCCCCTATATAATTTTAAACTTAAGTAAACCTCGTTGCTTGGCAAATTATTTTTATCTCTTGCAGAAAATTTAACATAATAATTTCCGTCGTCTTTCCTCTGAACATTGAAACTTGCTTGTAAAGTGAAAGTTGAGTCATTTATTCTTTGAAGGTCTCCACGAGTCAGGGTCAAATTTTTGATTGGGTTTATGACCTCAAGATTAACAGTTGCGATATCGTTGAGACCATCTATGTCATAGACGATAGCTGTCGCTTTGAACTTTACCCAAATTGTATCTTCTGGCTTCTTTTCACCGCCAATTAAAACGCTATCAAGATTTATAGCTTTGGGCTCTATGGTAGCGGATTTTATAATCGGCTGGTTTGAAAATACGACATCAAACATAGATGTATCTTCCTTCTGACAGGAAATAAATGACAAAAGCAAGACAGGGATGATCTTTTTCATTCTCAGCTATCACTTTATTGTTATGGGAACAGGAGAAATTGAAAGAATAAATATTGCGATTGTTATCCAACCAATTATTTTTCTTTTATTATCAAGCACACCAAAAGTTCCGACTGGTGGATGTTCTATTTTTACAACAAAATATAAAACCAGTGCCCACACAAGCCAACCTGGCCAGCCGATATTTTGTTCAAAAATTCCAAATAAACCAAGGACGATAAGGCTGTAAAAGAAGCCTCTGGCTATATATTTATGGTTTTCACCAAACATGGCAAAAATTATATGTCCGCCATCAAGTTGCCCAATCGGGATTAAGTTCATAGCGGTTACAAGAAGACCAAACCAACCAGCGCATAAATACGGATAATGATAAATTTCATTCATCGGGGGGATAAAAGCATCGGGATTTATTAAAGAGAAAAATTTTTTAAAAATCAAAAATAGCAATGTATCTCCAAATGTTAAATCGCCTTTCGGAAGCGTTGGGAGAAAGCGATACTCAGGATGAATTTGATAAAGATATTCCACATCAGGCAAGTTTAAAAATCCATAAATTAGCACAAGTAAAGTAGCAATAAATCCCGAAATTGGACCGGCAACCCCTATATCAAACAACGCCTTTTTGTTAGGGACAACTGATTTTATCCTTATGATCGCACCGAGTGTTCCAAAGTTTAGGACAAATGGAATAGGAGGGAAAGGAATAAAGAAGGGAAGCGTTGTTACAACACCGTGTCTTTTAGCTGCAAAGTAATGTCCGAATTCATGTGAGGCGATTATGAAAAGAATTGAGAGAGCGTAAGGCAATCCAAGATGTAAATTACTCAACTCATATGGGTCTTTTAATATCCATTGCACTCCAGCGATCGCAACTGTTAGGAAAGTTACCACAAACAAAAGCAAATGAAGTGCGTAATTTGGTCTATATTCCCGATAGCTAAAAAGTTGATAAAATTCAGAACCACTCATCTATCGCCTAACTTTTTTAATGAATTTGAACAAAATTTGAGAAAAAGTCAAATTTCTTGACTTGAAAATAAGTTAAAAATTTTTTAATTTAATTTTTGGATATTGCTTTTTTCTTTCTCTTGAATTGTCTCCCTTGAAAATAGCGCTCGCTTAAAAAGAGCGAGCGATGAAATAAAATTAAATTAAGGAGGTCCGCCATGTGGCAATTTTGGGTAACCTTCCTAATCGGGCTTTGGCTACTTCTCGGTCAAGGTTTAATGAGTGTTTCTGTATCAAAAGAGAATTTTGAGGTGCTGTATCTCCTAACGGGGATCTTTTCGTTCACCCTTGGATTATGGCTTTTTTTCGGTCAGCTTAAAGGTTTGTTGAAAGTTTTTTCGGTTGTAATTGGATTAGCTGGTATATGGCTTGGTATCACTGCCTTTATCTCTGGGTTACAGGGAATCGGAAACGCAATCATTCTTGGCATTATTTTGATCGTCCTTGGATTTTGGGGTGCACTGACAAAATCCACAGCGTAAAGTAAGTAACTCCCTGGGGGAACTTCCCCCGGGGTTTGTTTTAGTTTGAATTTTAAACTGACCTCTATGAAAACCTTGATTTCATTCAAATACGAGCCCAGATATGTGGAGCTTAATGAAAAGGGAATTTTAAGGGATAGAGTTGAAATTTTAAGGCAAATTTTAAATGATTGCACCCTATGTCCACGAAATTGCCATGTTAACCGAAATCTTGGAAGAAAGGGCAAATGTAGGGTAGGG
The Candidatus Thermokryptus mobilis genome window above contains:
- a CDS encoding site-2 protease family protein, which encodes MSGSEFYQLFSYREYRPNYALHLLLFVVTFLTVAIAGVQWILKDPYELSNLHLGLPYALSILFIIASHEFGHYFAAKRHGVVTTLPFFIPFPPIPFVLNFGTLGAIIRIKSVVPNKKALFDIGVAGPISGFIATLLVLIYGFLNLPDVEYLYQIHPEYRFLPTLPKGDLTFGDTLLFLIFKKFFSLINPDAFIPPMNEIYHYPYLCAGWFGLLVTAMNLIPIGQLDGGHIIFAMFGENHKYIARGFFYSLIVLGLFGIFEQNIGWPGWLVWALVLYFVVKIEHPPVGTFGVLDNKRKIIGWITIAIFILSISPVPITIK